The Falco peregrinus isolate bFalPer1 chromosome 1, bFalPer1.pri, whole genome shotgun sequence genome has a window encoding:
- the LOC106112395 gene encoding translation initiation factor IF-2-like, giving the protein MDLMEGRKVLLSKSNDCGQRLEFMQQPKEFVRAVGYWAKGRAKGTLQPQRAFPGSGGVNWDEIPPSARPASAQHRVGGALRPPGDRKWVLQPPGWGEIRCCYPAAKNRCCSPGDAHARWRLPSRRCRPPLTASRSRAACGVVRPGPLLPPGTEPPLPPPERGADGRSARRPAARRSRPALAPAACALQEQHGGAPVRAVAAARGAGGAGEASGPCGGAWDGSCPPATSGGGTGDSSRPRAGCGRPRRVRGLRGGRRGSRRPPPGRRRLPGSPDPPEPAAAPLAPCRCPRICCSMYPAAGPQPQVPPALPWRPPPRSPAAAREGPAAGAAPGRAERRRSRSLVLLSLCRGRAASGWRGLSLPGLAPRGAGAGGERGHGPVWAGAGPAGGRRRRRNPRAGGQQPPPAAGTESLALRGGGGPAPQPAAAGCQRAQRGPCVTRGVRVSPTAWGGPRCARERRAVSGRPRLARKSRDTVKGWDKKT; this is encoded by the exons ATGGATCTCATGGAGGGCCGGAAAGTATTGCTCTCAAAATCCAACGATTGTGGGCAACGCCTGGAATTTATGCAGCAGCCAAAAGAATTTGTGAGAGCTGTTGGCTAT TGGGCAAAGGGCAGAGCGAAGGGAACCCTGCAGCCGCAGCGAGCATTCCCGGGGTCCGGTGGTGTAAACTGGGATGAGATCCCGCCCAGTGCTCGCCCGGCCAGTGCTCAGCACAGGGTTGGTGGGGCGCTGCGGCCACCTGGCGACCGAAAGTGGGTACTGCAGCCTCCCGGTTGGGGGGAGATCCGCTGCTGTTACCCGGCGGCCAAAAAtcggtgctgcagccctggcgaCGCGCATGCGCGGTGGCGCCTCCCCAGTcggcgctgccggccgccgTTAACGGCATCGCGATCCCGCGCTGCCTGCGGGGTGGTGCGGCCGGGTCCGCTGCTGCCTCCCGGTACggagccgccgctgccgccccccgaGCGCGGTGCCGACGGGCGCTCGGCGCGCAGACCTGCAGCCCGGCGTTCGCGGCCAGCGCTGGCCCCCGCGGCGTGCGCGCTGCAGGAGCAGCACGGCGGCGCGCCGGTTCGGGCCGTGGCGGCGGcgaggggggccgggggcgcgggaGAGGCGAGCGGACCCTGCGGCGGTGCGTGGGATGGCTCCTGCCCGCCGGCCACCTCGGGGGGCGGCACGGGGGACTCCAGCCGCCCGCGAGCCGGGTGCGGGCGGCCCCGGAGGGTccgggggctgaggggggggaggcggggaagCAGGAGGCCGCCCCCCGGGCGCCGGCGCCTCCCCGGCTCGCCAGACCCCCCCGagcccgccgcggccccgctcgccccgTGCCGCTGCCCCCgcatctgctgcagcatgtACCCCGCAGCCgggccccagccccaggtgcccccggcgctgccgtggcggccgcccccccggTCCCCCGCTGCCGCTCGGGAAGGGCCTGCGGCAGGAgcggctccgggcagggccgAGCGGCGCCGGTCACGGTCACTTGTGCTTCTGTCCCTctgccggggccgcgccgcctcgGGCTGGCGGGGGTTGTCCCTGCCCGGCCTCGCCCCCCGCGGCGCGGGTgcgggaggggagcgggggcaCGGCCCGgtgtgggcaggagctgggccgGCCGGGGGGAGGCGGAGGAGAAGGAACCCGAGGGCAGGCGGGCAGCAGCCGCCTCCTGCTGCGGGCACAGAGAGCCTggccctgcgggggggggggggaccagccccgcagcccgcaGCAGCCGGGTGCCAGCGTGCACAGCGGGGTCCGTGTGTCACCCGCGGGGTCCGTGTGTCACCCACAGCCTGGGGCGGCCCCCGGTGCGCGAGGGAGCGACGCGCCGTGTCCGGGAGGCCGCGTCTTGCGAGGAAGAGCC gtgACACCGTGAAAGGATGGGATAAGAAAACCTGA